One genomic window of Branchiostoma floridae strain S238N-H82 chromosome 4, Bfl_VNyyK, whole genome shotgun sequence includes the following:
- the LOC118414937 gene encoding prenylcysteine oxidase-like isoform X1 — MGWNLRWFLLGTILISVEAKSPSNIAVIGGGIGGASSAHYLRKLFGDDVSIDMYEPRKVGGRLATVKIGDEEFESGGSIIHAKNHYMVKFAEELGLKHRKTFPGHFALYNGQEFVFTESSWSLVTLAKLLWRYGWDCVWLNSLIGRTLTNFENIYTLQDAGNAYSSVEELLYAMGGAKFVNMTQTSTAQGLKEEGFSPRFINELAMAANRENYGQTVDVPFFVGAVSLAGAQPGLWSVEGGNKRVPEELVKAAKVNLIPGEVSKVTLKNSDDRPKFLLQYQLKDPNNNQILTEQKGYDIVIVATPLNEGMSNITFTNFPTPLPEIKGKFHRTVANFVRGKLNAEYFGISDPKAAPTGIMTINADVMFNSIGKHTPLNISKGYTPVGPESEDAVWKVFSQRPLADSEIAQLFTVVKDSQVVDWLAYPHYASPGHLETFVLYDGLYYVNGIEWAASAMEMSAIGGRNVALLSYNWWHGLDGKVDTGRTTKTEL; from the exons ATGGGTTGGAACCTAAGATGGTTTTTACTAGGCACTATACTGATTTCTGTGGAAGCCAAGTCCCCAAGTAACATAG CTGTGATAGGAGGTGGAATCGGTGGCGCATCTTCAGCACACTACCTGAGGAAGCTATTCGGCGACGATGTCTCCATCGACATGTACGAGCCGCGTAAGGTTGGAGGTCGTCTAGCTACAGTGAAGATTGGTGACGAGGAGTTTGAATCCGGAGGGAGCATCATCCACGCTAAAAACCACTACATGGTGAAGTTTGCTGAAGAACTAG GTTTGAAACACAGGAAAACCTTCCCTGGTCACTTTGCGCTGTACAACGGACAAGAGTTTGTCTTCACGGAGAGCAGTTGGAGTCTTGTCACGCTCGCCAAGTTACTATGGCGATACGGATGGGACTGCGTGTGGCTGAATAGTTTGATTGGACGAACTTTGACCAACTTTGAGAA CATATACACCCTACAGGATGCTGGAAATGCCTACAGTTCTGTGGAGGAACTTCTCTATGCCATGGGTGGAGCCAAGTTTGTCAACATGACACAGACATCCACCGCACAGGGGCTGAAAGAGGAGGGTTTCTCACCGAGGTTCATCAACGAACTGGCCATGGCAGCCAATAGAGAAAACTATGGACAAACTGTAGATGTTCCCTTCTTTGTTG GTGCTGTGTCATTGGCAGGTGCCCAGCCAGGCCTGTGGTCAGTGGAGGGAGGGAACAAAAGAGTCCCGGAGGAACTAGTCAAGGCCGCCAAGGTCAACCTCATTCCTGGTGAGGTGTCCAAGGTCACGTTAAAAAATTCCGACGATCGTCCCAAATTCCTACTCCAGTACCAGCTTAAAGACCCCAATAATAACCAAATCCTGACCGAGCAGAAAGGCTACGACATTGTCATTGTCGCTACCCCCCTTAACGAAGGAATGAGCAACATCACGTTTACTAATTTCCCGACCCCATTGCCAGAAATAAAGGGTAAGTTCCACAGAACCGTGGCGAATTTCGTACGCGGTAAGTTGAACGCCGAATATTTTGGTATTTCGGACCCAAAAGCTGCTCCCACAGGCATTATGACCATTAACGCTGATGTCATGTTCAACAGTATAGGCAAACACACACCATTAAACATCTCAAAAGGCTATACCCCCGTAGGGCCCGAAAGTGAGGACGCTGTGTGGAAGGTATTCTCCCAGCGCCCGTTGGCAGACTCGGAGATTGCTCAGTTATTTACGGTGGTGAAAGATAGCCAGGTTGTCGATTGGCTGGCGTACCCACACTACGCTAGCCCCGGACATCTAGAGACTTTTGTTCTCTACGATGGGCTGTACTATGTGAATGGTATAGAGTGGGCTGCCTCTGCTATGGAGATGAGTGCAATAGGAGGGAGAAATGTGGCGCTACTGTCATACAACTGGTGGCATGGGTTAGATGGAAAGGTAGATACTGGAAGGACAACCAAAACAGAGCTCTGA
- the LOC118414937 gene encoding prenylcysteine oxidase-like isoform X2 produces the protein MNRFTNKGISVKGLKHRKTFPGHFALYNGQEFVFTESSWSLVTLAKLLWRYGWDCVWLNSLIGRTLTNFENIYTLQDAGNAYSSVEELLYAMGGAKFVNMTQTSTAQGLKEEGFSPRFINELAMAANRENYGQTVDVPFFVGAVSLAGAQPGLWSVEGGNKRVPEELVKAAKVNLIPGEVSKVTLKNSDDRPKFLLQYQLKDPNNNQILTEQKGYDIVIVATPLNEGMSNITFTNFPTPLPEIKGKFHRTVANFVRGKLNAEYFGISDPKAAPTGIMTINADVMFNSIGKHTPLNISKGYTPVGPESEDAVWKVFSQRPLADSEIAQLFTVVKDSQVVDWLAYPHYASPGHLETFVLYDGLYYVNGIEWAASAMEMSAIGGRNVALLSYNWWHGLDGKVDTGRTTKTEL, from the exons ATGAACAGATTCACAAACAAAGGGATCTCTGTTAAAG GTTTGAAACACAGGAAAACCTTCCCTGGTCACTTTGCGCTGTACAACGGACAAGAGTTTGTCTTCACGGAGAGCAGTTGGAGTCTTGTCACGCTCGCCAAGTTACTATGGCGATACGGATGGGACTGCGTGTGGCTGAATAGTTTGATTGGACGAACTTTGACCAACTTTGAGAA CATATACACCCTACAGGATGCTGGAAATGCCTACAGTTCTGTGGAGGAACTTCTCTATGCCATGGGTGGAGCCAAGTTTGTCAACATGACACAGACATCCACCGCACAGGGGCTGAAAGAGGAGGGTTTCTCACCGAGGTTCATCAACGAACTGGCCATGGCAGCCAATAGAGAAAACTATGGACAAACTGTAGATGTTCCCTTCTTTGTTG GTGCTGTGTCATTGGCAGGTGCCCAGCCAGGCCTGTGGTCAGTGGAGGGAGGGAACAAAAGAGTCCCGGAGGAACTAGTCAAGGCCGCCAAGGTCAACCTCATTCCTGGTGAGGTGTCCAAGGTCACGTTAAAAAATTCCGACGATCGTCCCAAATTCCTACTCCAGTACCAGCTTAAAGACCCCAATAATAACCAAATCCTGACCGAGCAGAAAGGCTACGACATTGTCATTGTCGCTACCCCCCTTAACGAAGGAATGAGCAACATCACGTTTACTAATTTCCCGACCCCATTGCCAGAAATAAAGGGTAAGTTCCACAGAACCGTGGCGAATTTCGTACGCGGTAAGTTGAACGCCGAATATTTTGGTATTTCGGACCCAAAAGCTGCTCCCACAGGCATTATGACCATTAACGCTGATGTCATGTTCAACAGTATAGGCAAACACACACCATTAAACATCTCAAAAGGCTATACCCCCGTAGGGCCCGAAAGTGAGGACGCTGTGTGGAAGGTATTCTCCCAGCGCCCGTTGGCAGACTCGGAGATTGCTCAGTTATTTACGGTGGTGAAAGATAGCCAGGTTGTCGATTGGCTGGCGTACCCACACTACGCTAGCCCCGGACATCTAGAGACTTTTGTTCTCTACGATGGGCTGTACTATGTGAATGGTATAGAGTGGGCTGCCTCTGCTATGGAGATGAGTGCAATAGGAGGGAGAAATGTGGCGCTACTGTCATACAACTGGTGGCATGGGTTAGATGGAAAGGTAGATACTGGAAGGACAACCAAAACAGAGCTCTGA
- the LOC118414150 gene encoding uncharacterized protein LOC118414150, with the protein MMLSLCLRCFRRQQSCIQLKNVIYTSMKTMLRTSRGPGMCAAVGVWTGLTLSMIARVKAAEPVYPAKLQALDPSTLTHEYLMRSAAAMTVDSAITLLSQTTMAIIHLEQEYAKIVSTLTSLLEYETLVLGNAPEEERVAQLIIQQRVELEDKRRELQNIEVVLLAVQRLVESAAEAAYQTGAESATVAAQDRLQLAQNQIELVRNQSRQADVVLNQLQTQSIHKVGEMIKEAEESTTETES; encoded by the exons ATGATGTTGTCACTTTGTCTTCGCTGCTTCAG AAGACAGCAGAGCTGTATACAACTGAAGAATGTGATCTACACCTCCATGAAGACAATGTTGAGAACAAGCAGAGGTCCTGGTATGTGTGCAGCTGTAGGAGTTTGGACAGGCTTGACCTTGTCAATGATTGCGAGAGTCAAGGCCGCTGAACCTGTGTATCCAGCAAAGCTACAGG CCCTTGACCCCAGCACCCTGACACATGAGTACCTGATGAGATCAGCGGCGGCCATGACGGTTGACTCTGCAATCACCCTGCTGTCCCAGACTACCATGGCTATCATCCACCTGGAGCAGGAGTATGCCAAG ATAGTTTCCACACTTACTTCACTGCTGGAGTATGAGACCCTGGTCCTGGGGAATGCTCCAGAGGAGGAGAGAGTAGCACAGCTCATCATACAGCAGAGAGTGGAGCTGGAGGACAAGAGAAGAGAACTACAG AACATTGAGGTGGTACTTCTGGCTGTACAGCGCCTGGTGGAGTCAGCAGCTGAGGCAGCTTATCAAACAG GTGCAGAATCAGCAACAGTGGCTGCCCAGGACAGGCTACAGCTGGCACAGAACCAGATAGAACTGGTCAGGAACCAGTCCAGACAAGCAGACGTGGTACTGAACCAACTTCAGACTCAGTCCATCCATAAAGTCGGAGAGATGATCAAGGAAGCAGAAGAAAGCACTACAGAAACTGAATCTTGA